A window of Macaca thibetana thibetana isolate TM-01 chromosome 7, ASM2454274v1, whole genome shotgun sequence genomic DNA:
CCAAACTCTCTGGCATGCATCTCCTAAGAATAAGGACGTTCTTCTACTTAACTACAATGTCATTAATACTCCTAAGATATGTAGCAAAAATTCCATAATGTAGTCTATCACCACTCCATATGCAACTTTCTCCAAATGTTCCACgaatattttttatagttttccccAACTGAACCAGAATCCCATCAAGGTTTACTAATTTTATGTGGCATGTCTTTTCAATCtgttttcatctattctattgACATCCATTCCATGACATTGACATTTTGTAGAGTCTCAGCCAGTTGTCTTGTAGAATGTCTCACATTCTGGATTTTTCTGATTGTTTCCTCATGCTTTTAAACTTGTTACTCTATCCCCTGAATTTCTTGTGAACTGGAAGTTAGGTCTGGTTTGGTCAGAAAATTGGGGAACTtccagccaggggcagtggctcatgcctgtaatcccagtactttgggaggccaaggtgggcggatcacttgaggccaggagttcaagactagcctggccaacatggtgaaaccccatctctactaaaaatacaaaaattagccgggcgtgcttgctcatgcctgtaatcccagctacttggaaggctgaggcaggagaatcgcttgaaccagggaggcagaggttgcagtaagacgaaatcgcaccactgtactccaccctgagcaacagaggaagactcggtctcaaaaaaaaaaaagaaagaaaactggggaACTTCCTATTAGAAGCACCTAGTGTCAGACTGTTCCACTGTTAGTGAAGCAAAAGTGATGGCAGCCAAATCTCTCCATCGTAAAGGTATGTTATTTCTTTCGCAGTTCCTAAGTAATCATTGACTCTAGCCTTTTTAACTATACTTTAATGCAAAccaatatcttaattttaaaaaagtgattttttttttgagacggagtctggctgtgttgcccaggctggagtgtagtggccggatctcagctcactgcaagctccgcctcctgggtttacgtcattctcctgcctcagcctcccgagtagctgggactacaggcgcccgccatcacgcctggctagttttttgtattttttttagtaaagacggggtttcaccgtgttagccaggatggtctcgatctcctgacctcgtgatccgcccgtctcggcctcccaaagtgctgggattataggcttgagccaccgcgcctggccaaaaaaaagtgttttaaacatTGAGAGGGCATGTAAAACACATCCAAAAAGTAAGAACAGTGAGGTGGGGCAGCTCTACTTTTTATCAGAGAATGATTATAATAATATAGCCATAATAACTAAAGCATAATGGCATCAGAGCATAAAGTACTGGCAttgaaatacatttaaacataCATCCTATAGTAGAAAATGTTAGTTGGAATGTACCCCAGAAATAAAATTGAGTTCAACTGCCTCACTTTGCAGATGCAAAACCTGAACCTTAATAAATTTTATCAAGGCCAATTCATTAAGGCCAGAAAGCATAAGTAATTTTTGAGTGCTTATTCTATGCTgggcattgttctaagcacttcacatgattaactcatttaatcctcccaatagTTCTATTGAGGATAGGTTATACTGATTCCACGccccctatcttttttttttttttttttttgccagtgagaaaactgagatggaAAGAAGTTAAATGACTCATCCAGGATCCACAGCTCATAAATTAGGGAGCTGGGCTCAGAAGTCAGGAAAGCTGACTCTAGAATCTGTGCTTAACTGGTCCTCCCTATCACCTCACAAGCTATATTACTTGTGGCTGCATAGCCACACCTACTTAGGAATCAAATTAGGCCCTAGATTCTCCAAGaacaattctactctctatccAGAATTCTAAGACTGGAGTGAATTGATTGCTTCTTGCAACCTGGCGCATTACTGATTCCAGCATGCACTGGGCTCTCTATATGAGTAGGCCGCTGCTAATTACCTATGATAATGAGGGATGGATAGGCACTGAAGATTCAGCATAGCTGAACACCAAACCCCctccccaaaaaaacaaaaagaaagcacttGGCCTTTGGGTATAATATTGTATCACGTTTGTAGTAGATTTGCTTTCTTAATTATGTTTTGATAGGATTGCTATTAAAGTCAGTTTCTATTCTCTACACACCCCCAAAACAGCGAGGGACTATGACCGGTGGAAATGTCTTGCATGATATGCCTCTGTGGAAAATGAGAGTGGATTGCAAAAGCTCTTCTCCACCCTGTTCTTTTCATCCTGCATAGGTCTTGGTCTATGTCTTACTGATTTCCCATGTTAATTATTTTAACCTTGTCCTCAGTAGCCTCCTTTGTCTCTCATTGCCATAGAAACCCATTCTGCCTTAAGAATGTCTTTCTTGCCTATTCCTTTGACCCAGGCCCTCTACTTAAGTCCTTCTTCAGCTGCAAATCACCTGCTGAATTAAATCTAAGCTCCTTGATCTTGGCTTCCAGGACGTTCTATAAtttgcttctctgtttttctccttttacaaATAATACATTCCTGGAGCAGAGGTTAAAGTAGATCACTGTCAACCAAAATATTAACTGTAATAACTAACATATTTACATAGAACTTAAGAATTAAGTAAAAACATATCCACCTACATTACCTCATTTAAGGCTCATACTCTgctgtattatatataattattttacatttatataaatatagataaagcAGATAACATGATCAGCATTTTAAGTTCAATAAAACCAGGGcccaaataaattaaatgacttgccctATAAGAAtttattgggccgggcgcggtggctcacgcctgtaatcccagcactttgggaggccgagacgggcggatcatgaggtcaggagatcgagaccatcctggctaacacggtgaaaccccgtctctactaaaaaatacaaaaaactagccgggcgcggtggtgggcgcctgtagtcccagctactggggaggctgaggcaggagaatggcgtgaacccgggaggcggagcttgcagtgagctgagatccggccactgcactccagcctgggtgacagagcgagtctccgtctcaaaaaaaaaaaaaaaaaaaaaaaaaaatttattggtgctatgggtgctgacgagttggtgggtgcggcacaccaacatggcacaagtatacatatgtaacaaacctgcacgttatgcacatgtaccctaaaacttaaagtataataataataaaaaaaattaaaaaaaattacagctatgaaaaaaaaagaatttattggtGCTGAAgctacatctttcttttttttttttttttttttttgagacagcattttgctcttgttgccaaggctggagtgcaatggtgcaatctcagctcaccacaacttccgcctcctgagttcaagcgattctcctgcctctgcctcccgagtactgggattacaggcatgcaccactatgcccggctaattttgtatttttagtagagacggagtttctccatgttggtcatgctggtctcgaactcccgacctcaggtgatctgcctgcctccgcctcccaaagtgctgggattatgggcacaagCCACCATAACCGGCCAAAGCTACATCTTAAACTCTAATCTTCAGGCTCCCAGGCCATGCATGTTATATTACACAATGTGATGAATAATCCTGTATTTACCAAAAGTGTTTTTGGTTTACATgctgtggcaggcagaattcCAGGATATCCTCCAAGAtctcctcctcaccccacccccacagtaCATGACCTACATAACCCCTGGGGCCGTGACTATGAAGAGAGATCACTCCCCTGATTCTGTTATGCGGTGTGGCAgagttgatcttttttttttttttggagacagaattttactgtcacccaggctggagtgcaatgatgccatctcggctcactgcaacctccacctcctgggttaaagcaattcttgtatctcagcctccctagtagctgggaaaacaggagcacaccaccacacccagcttttttttttttttttttttttttgaaacggagtctcactctgtcgccaggctggagtgcagtggcgtgatctcggctcactgcaacctccatctcccgattcacacgattctcctgcctcagcctcccgagtagccgggactacaggagcacaccaccacacccagataatttttgtatttttagtagagacagagtttcaccatgttgcccaggctagtgtggaactcctgagctcagacaatccgaccgccccggcttcccaaagtgctaggattacaggtgtgagctaccgcgcccggccaagagttgATCTCAAAACAGGGAGATTATCCAGGTGAGCCTAATCTAATCACACGAGCCCTTTAAAAGCAGAGCATTTTTCTCCAACGGTGGcagaagaggagacagaaagaTGTGCTTCAGCTGGCCCGGGAGCAAGCAAACATCCATGTTGTGAACTACCAATAAATAGGGTTCATGTGGGAAGGAGTTGAGAGTGATCCCTAGGAGCTGAGGGTGGCCACCACTAGCAGCACACAACAAAACAGGGAAGTCGATCCCACAACCGCCAGGAACTGATTTCTGCAAACAAGAATGAGTTAGAAGATGGATTTTTCTCCAGAGCCTCCTATGAGATTTCAGCCTTGTCATACCCTGGGCAGGGAACCCAGACGCTCGGTAAATTACCAAGGATTACAAAATATCTCCCCAGGAGATTGTTTTGGGTGGTAGGAGGATACGGTTTAAAGAAAAGTTTTGAGTATGAATGTTTTCAGAGTCCAAGAACTCTCCATTAGCCAGTCTCACTATTACCTATCGTTTTAAACTCCCTATCACCCTTTCACTTACAGTAGCTGTCCCGGGGAAGCTTTTGTATTTTGTACCCTTTCTGGGGGAATGGGGCTGAGTAAGGAACGTAATAAAGCGGCCTAAACAGCATCTCCCTCTATCTTTGATATTTTGCCTAGGGAACGCCCTATCATGTCGCATATAAGCGATCGAGTTATGTATTTGTTGCTAGCTGAAGAGATTATTCCTTGATAACCGCTTGGTCCGGTCAGAATAGAAACGAATGATACTCCCGTTCAAAGAACTACAAATCCCAGAAGGCCTTTCGGCCAGAGCGCCTGCGCATCGCGCGCTCCTTCCTTTCCGCTCCTCATCATCTGGAAAGACCCGCCCCGCGGTGCTGTCGCTCGCGCTGGAAGAAGCGGAAGAAGATGGCGCTCACCAGGTGGGTTGTTGATTGGGGTCCTCGATACGGAAGGGTCTGGGAGTACcaatctttttcatttctcttcccaTACTCTTGGGGCGGTGACCTGACCCGGGGCACAGAATGACGTGGGCCAAAACTACGGCTACGTCCTCCCGCTGGCCGCCGCTACGACTAGGCCTAGTCGAAGCTGGGGTCTTTCCGCGGTTTCCCGGGTTTAGTTCACCCCTCACCGAGGCCGAAAGCCGCGGCGTGGCCTCAGACACTGAAGACTGCATTTTTCGCTTAAGCATCTTGCGGGGAGCGAACAACGCTCCCTCAGGTCCGCGGCTCGGGCGAACAAGAAGGGGTTGGGGACGGTAGTGGCTTATTTGGGCGGAGTGAAGCGCACGGGCTGCGACTGCGCGGCTTTCCGGCCGTTTGCCTGTGTCCCGAAACAAGGATTCCTGAAAAAAGGGACCCGGAGCTGAACAGAGATTTAAATGAGCCACACTAGTGGCAGCTGTCTGCTGATATGCGCCACTGCTCCGCACTTTAACTTTGGAGCTTAGAATTTCTTCCGTAGATAGAACCACCTCAGAGTTTTGCTGTTTTCGGTTACCTTAGTAACTGTCTGTAAAGTGCTCCTTGCCTTTAAGAAAAAGATGCTTTCCAGTGGGAGAGTCCGAGAAGTTACGCTACCCCTGCTAGTCTCCAACCTTGCTGCCCCACCTTAAGTGGGAAAACTTTCCATGCGAACTGAACAGGAAAAGTCTAGTGTTCAGGAAGGTTGTAGAGAAAGTAGTCCTTTTAGGGCATCAACTTGAGCCCTCTTAACACCCTTCATTCTCCTCACgcatgtttttttggtttttttttttttttttctggctgatgACAGTATGAATCCAAAAAATTACTTTGGGAATTACTGTTGGTGCTTTGCTCTGTCCTGGGGATTGTGTACACAGAAGAAAATCTGTCTTTGGCAACAGGGAAGATGGGGTACAAGGTATACAGACATAAAACAATCACAGAACACAAAATGCACATTTGTGTTATACTAACCTTAGTGCAAAAAGAATTAGATGGAATAAGTTGTGTGGGCTGGAGAgttttctttcccctctcctttctaaaaatttttttgccttttttttttttaaactatttttttgagatggagtcttgctgtgttggccaggttggtctttaactcttggcctcaagcagtcctcctgtttcggcctccaaaagtgccaggcgtgagccaccatgcccggcatctgaatttttttttttaatgaactagAAATGGGGTGTCACtgcgttggccagggtggtcttcaactcctggcctccatcAGTCTTCTCACCtaggcttcccaaactgctgggattgcaggcatgagctaccatgcccagccaagagttTTTTCTTTAGTAAATGTTACAGGCAGCAAACATTTGAGTACCCtccaggtgtgagacactgtgtcaTAGACTAGTAAAGTTATGAGGGGAGACTTCGTGGAAAAGGTGGAATTTGAAATGGACACACAGGAAAAATTTCTAGAGATGTGAtgggtatttttttattttattttttgatgcagggtctcactcttgcccaggctggagtgcagtgacccaatcacagcccactgcatcttcaacctcccaaggctcaggtgatcctcctgcctcagagtagctgggactatagacgcttGCCTtgatgcccagttaatttttggttttttagtagaggtggggttttgccatgttgcccagcctgttcttgaactgggcttaagtgatccacccatctcagccaccACATCGTGTGGCCTGTCATGGGTATTGTGTGCTTAAAATTGCAATGGCAGAATGCAGTATTCAAATGACCAGTCTTGGGGACTCCAGAGCTTTCCATACCTACCATCTGGGGTTCCTCAGTATTCTTTGTAACATCCTTTAAACCAGTAAACgcatttccctgagttctgtgagctacCCTAGCAAATTAGTTGAACCTGAGGATGAGGTCATGGGAACCCTGGTTTGTAGTCAGTTGGCCGGTGACCTGGACCTACTATTGGCATCTGAAGTAAGGGCAGTCTTgagggactgagccctcaacctgtgacatctgacactatctccaggtagataacATCAAAAAtgaattgaattagaggacactTGACTGGTGTCCAGTAAACAATTGATAGCTTGCTTGATATGTGGGGAAAAACCATCATGTATCTGGTATCAGAAGTGTTGTGTGTTGTTGATTGTTGAGTGAAATAATAGGAGAAActgaatttgttttaattttatactctatccacatggagcttacattctactgGGATAGAAAGACTATGAGTAAAATCATAATGCAATTTCAGGTAATACACGCTAGGAATAAAAGAGGGTTAGAGAGTGACTCAAAGTTTGGGGTGAAGTGGCTATTTTGGGTAAGATGGTCAGAAAACAGCTCTAGAGAGAGGTAACTGAGCAGAGACATGAGTGCTAAGATGCAAGCTGTTGAAAGATCTGGGGCTACTCTAGGCATACTGCCTATGGGATAGCCCTGCTCCTCAAGGAGCAGTCACAGAAGAAGACATCTGGAGAAGAGTTTTCTATAAAAGCATACGAAAATTTGTTCtgtgttttcgtttttgtttttttggttatgttttgttttgttttgttttgttttttgaggcagagtctcactctcacccaggctggagtgcagtggagcaatctcagctcactgcaaactccacctcccaggttcaagtgattttcctgcctcagctgggattacaggcatctgccaccatgcctggctaatttttgtatttttagtagagacagggcttcactatgttggcatggctggtcttgaactcctggcctcaagtaatccacctgctttgacctcccaaagtgttgggattacaggtgtgagccac
This region includes:
- the LOC126959566 gene encoding uncharacterized protein LOC126959566 isoform X2; this translates as MLKRKMQSSVSEATPRLSASVRGELNPGNRGKTPASTRPSRSGGQREDVAVVLAHVILCPGSGHRPKSMGREMKKIGTPRPFRIEDPNQQPTWHDQPGTESVFWL